AACATATGGGGAGCTCTGCTCTATGCTAGTGAGGCCTCGCCTGAAGCATTACATGCAGCTGTGGGCAGCACAGCAGATGAAGGGTGTGAAACTGTGCGAGAGCCTCCAAGGGAGGGCTACGAGGATGGcgaaggctctgcagggcaaggcctgtgaggagcggctgaaggcGCTTGGATTGTTGAGGCCAGAGCAGAGGAGCCACAGGGGAGGCCTCACGGTGGCCCACAGCTTCCTgatgaggggagcagaggggcaggtgctggtctctgctctctggggccAGCGACAGGgcccgagggaacagcatggagctgccacaggggaggctcaggctggCCACTcagaaaaggttcttcaccaagagggtggttgggcatCCACAGCTGGGGCACTGGGCCATCAGTGACAAGAGAGACCTGGCCCCCCTGGGGAGAGGCAGATGCTGCAGAAGATGCGAAGATGCTgcagggactggagcatctcccctgggaagagaggctgagagagctgggcctgctcagcctggagcggaggagactcaggggagcccagaggagctgtggagtCTCCCATATTAGAGATACCAAGAAGTGCTCTGGACTGGTCCAGGGCAACAGGCTCTGGGTGGTGCTGAACAGTGGTTTGGGGCAAGGGGACctcaagaggtcccttccaaccccagccccTCTGTGAATCTCTTTCTTGTGACAAGTCCTGGCAAACAATGAATTCACCCAGACAGAAGAGGCCCCAGCTGTACTGACGCATAGGCTCACTGTGCTGAGCTCTTTCTGcatgcagctcccagcctccctcGATGCCTCCCCAACTTCCCCATGCAGCTTCTCCGGACAATCCTGACCCACCATGCCAGGACAGGAGCACCTTGCCCACCTGCTCCCACATGCCACTCCAGGTCAGACACCAGGCATGCTTTGTGGCAAATCAGAAAATCATTgggctgtttattttgtttgaaggCGTGCAGATGCAATTATGCTGTGGCGTTGCTCTTGCAGTAGCAGATAAGAGATGTGAGAGATTGGGGGAACGGGGCcacatccagctgcagcacaaagtGCACATGGGGCCAGCTGGTCCCTCACGGGCTGAAGTGGAGCCGTTAGACACTGGGGTTGCTCCCTGCAGGGACAAGAAGAGACAGCGTCATATGGGGCCACATCTTCATCCCAAACCTACTACTCTGGGAGTCTTCCCAGGGAATCCAAGGATCAGTTGGGCACAGCAACACCCTGCATGCGGGTACCACAGGGAGACATGACAAGCTGCGACCTCCTAACCTCCCCGGGGCTCCTGCCTAAACCCCCAGCCTCGTTCTCTACCTGCGTTCGAGCTGCTGGATCCCCCGTCACTGCCTGCAAGAGAAGAGCAGCCGTgagccccagcccaggagctggcacagGAAGGGCAGCAGAACCAGGAGCGGAACACGGCACCGCTATGCTGGGAGCCCCAAGAGAAACCAGAGCCCCAAGACTGCCCCAGtgatgggcagaggcaggggacATCGCTGGCACCATCACTCACCTGGCGCCATGTTGTAgcccttcttctccttccctgcagacAGAAAGAGGCATCAGCACCAGCCACATGTCACAGCCAGGCAGGGGGCCTCCCATAGgtgccccagctcctcacacagcccctccagcccctgccttcCTCCACACCCCTCTGCCTCATCCACCCAGGCACTTTACCCTGCTTGCTCTTCCAGACAGCAAATCCGACCAGGGCAGCAATGACAGCCACGACAGCGACAGCCACCCCCGCCACGATGGGGATGAGGTTGGACTGTGGCTCTGGGAGAAATTAGGGCCGtcaggagggggaggaggagccCCAGACCACCCCAGTCCCACACACCCCATGCTGCTGGGCTCACCCCACGAGAAgaggccaggctggggcaggctggCATGCTCCACGCGGCACTGGTACTTGTCCTTGTCTCCCGGCATGACATCGATGGTGGCCCAGGCATGGTAGGTGCCATCACTGTTGGGCACGGTGCTCCCCCTCTGGGTCTCCTGCTCCTGGACCACGCCGTCCTTCAGCCAGCTGATGGAGATGGGCCGTGGGTAGAAGCCGTGAGCGCGACAGGACAAGGTCAGGATCCTGTCGGCCTCCATCCCCGACACTCGGACCTCGGGGCGCTCTGAGGAAGGGGTGGAAGCAAGGGCCAGGCTGAGCTCCCTGCActggccctgctcctgcttccAGCCTGGTGCTGAATCCCCTCTTGACCTCACCTCTCCTCTCCAGCATGGCCTTCCCATAGCTCACATATTTCCTCAGCCACTCAATGCAGGTGTTCTCCAGGTAGTGCTTCAACTGCTCAGCATAagtcccttcctcctcccacttCCTCTTGGTGATTTGTGCCCCAGCATCAGCTGCAGTGAATGTCAGCGTGTCCTTGTCAAAGACGAGGAAGTCCTTCCCATCATAGCCATGCTGCTCAAAGCCTCTGATGCTACCATCCTCAAGGAGGTCACAGCCATACATACGCTGCCGTGTGTGAGAGCCTGTAACATAGCCAGGGACAGGGGGTGAGGGGCAGCCACAGTCCCAGCCATTTAACAAGGTGCAGACCTCTCCGGCAGCACATGCAGGTGCCACACAATGCCCTGTCACAGACTCCTGCATCCCTGCAAGCCTGGTGCTGCCCCAAAATACTCACCGGAATATTTTGGGGCAGCAAGGGCCTTGTACAGGGTTGTAAATGCTGTGAGGTGACGAGAAGCTGagatggggtgggggaaatccctcaggttttggggtgggggcctGAAGCACCATGGGGAAAGCAAGGGGCTGGGACAAtgggggcagcagcccctctgGCTCTGGGGGTCCTGACTGCTGTGGGGATGCTGAAGGGCTGGGATGGGATGACCTGGAGCTCCCCAGCTCCAGGACAGGGGGTTCTGAGCAGCATGGGGGTGGCAAGGGGATGGGTTGGGTCTGGAAGCACCCCTCTGGGTCTGGGACAAGGGACCCCAAGCaccatggggctgggacagggcgGCTGGAAGCCCCGTGACAGCGACACCAGGCATGGACCCAACAGCACGGCTGGGTCTGGGGCAGCAGCGTGGGGGCAGGGCCAGGCctcagtggggctggggacccccccacccctcccacaGCACCCGCTTCCACAGCCCCCAGAGCCACGGCCCGGCCCACTCTCACCCCTGCTCTGGTTGTAGCGCTCCCGCAGCGTGTCCAGGTTCACGCGGTGAATCTGCTCAGCGTTCTGAAAGGTCCGGGTCTCCCTGTCCCAGTACTGCTGGTCCACATTGGCCACCATCCAGTCCACCTGGGGCTTCGTCCTCTTGATCTCGCTGTCATAGCGCACGAAGACCTCCCCGTCCACGTACCCCACGACCACGAACTgcggcagccccgggcccggGTCCGACACCGCGGTGTAGAAATAATGCAGGGAGTGGGGccctgcggggacagggggcaGCTCAGGGACAGCCCCGAGGCGAGGccgagcccggggggggggccgggaggggaaggggaggccCGGGGGTCCCTGTGCCGGGAGAGCCCCATGGCCCCGCCCGCACTCACCGCTCGCTGCTCCGCCCAGGACCcctagcagcagcagccccaggcccaGCTCCAGGACCCCCACccgccccagccccatggctcCGCTCTGCCCCGAGCCGCCTTCGGAGCTCGAAGGTATCCGACGGCTCCGGCCCCGCCCTGCGACGCGATTGGCGGCTCTGCCGCGAGTCTACCAATGACTAACCGGTGTTCTCGTGACGTCACCGGGCGCCGGGTAGATCGCGGTCCCGCAGGTTGCCAGAAGCGAAAGCGAAAGCGCTGCGGGCAGCGCGCggcgggggctggggacagggaaatCCCGGCCCCACCCGgacccttcccccccccacgcaACCCCCGCGTTTCTCGGCCCTGCCGTGGGCTGCAGCGGTGCCCGGGGACAGCAGGGCCACCCACTCAGCGATGGGGCACCCAGGACGTGTCCCCctcggggctgtccccaggagcGGGGGCAGCTGCCATCAGGCAGGACCCCGCTGGGGGCCATCTCCATcgccacctcctgccctccaccCGCAGACCAGGCGGGAGGGGACCACTCAGAGCCAGTTGTCTGTGGCCGTGCCCATGAGGCTTTTGAATGTGCCCAAGGACGCACACCCCACCAACCTGTGCCATAACGTGGTTGCCCACACTGTGACAAAGTTTCCCGGTGCTCAGATGGAGCCCCCTGTGCTCCAGCACCTTCATCCCCTTCGTGACCCTGGTTGGACTCtctccaggtctctcttgtgctggggagcccagcactgggcCCACAAGCGCTGAGCAGAGGcgaaggatcacctccctcggcCTGCTCCAACacggctcctgctgcagcccaggacactgCTTGCTGCGCAGCCCAGGCAGGCTGTAAGGGTTTGTGGAAGGAGAGTTTCTGCTCCCTAGGGGAATCTGGCCAAAGACCTCCTTCAGTGGGATGAGGGATAATAAGTAAAAGAGTAAGCCATAAAGAAGACCAGACGGGGACATAAGCCTGATCAGGTGGCAGTGGTGGGAACCAAAGCTGCTCACTCACACTGACTGATGGGGGCATGGGAGAGCGAGAGCATTTCTTCCAGCAAGGCTGTTTGGAGACCTCATGCATTGGAAACCAATGGAAAAGGGGGAAACCAAGCAGAAACCAACCTCTAGCTGGACACAGACCTGACAGAACCAACATGGGCACAGTGACAAGAAAGGAACGTCCCCGTCATGCTCCCTGTtggcaagcaagcaagcagaggCGCTGCTTCCAGGAAGATCAGCCTGGACTTTGCAACTGATAAGATGTGAACCAGGAGCACCTTGGACTGGGAGTGGTGTGGGACCGGTGGGGGAtgtgcagggcaggggagcagaaggaacaaagaggtggggaggcagaaaaggaaggaaaggggcCAGCTGTGTGTGAAATAGGACCAGTCAGTACTTGTCTGCCTGAGCGCTGTGCCCAACCACCAGTCTATCCTGTCTTCTTGTAACTTctcattaaacattttcttcaatttaGGGACTAGGGTGAGGGTGAGTGAGGCCAGTGCAGGGCTCAGGGCCAGCAGCTGGAGTGGGGTGTCGAGTCACAGCCCATGGGcccagtgctggctgctggggctgagagTCTCTGTGACTGGACACgtgtgtctgtgtgcgtgtgtctgtccgtctgtctgtctgtgagACCTGTGCTCAGCTTGGCTGCTGGCTGACCCTTGGAAAGTGGTAGCTTTCCTCAGGAAAAGGTAGCTTTCCTGAGGTAGCTTACCTCAGCCTGGGCAGAAATGCCAGGTCCCTGGGCACCCAGCTGGGCTCCAACATCTGGGCAGGATGGCACTGGGTGTTCCTGCCTGTCCTGGTGTGTACTGGTTCCAGTGACCAGGCAGGAGGgttctgggctgcagcagctggaggagataGCCAGGCTCCTGACATCCCTTAACTCACCCCAACCCAGCCCAGCCTGTGGTGTCCAGCAGCCAACTGGTGTGGGTTGGAACAGGTAGAATAGTGTGTAAAGTAAAGAACAGTGAAATCTGAGCATCTTTGGCAATTTTTATTGCTGACATTCCATGTAAGATTCCAGGACTTCAAACCATTAAAAGCACCTTCGATGGTAAATGCTGATTCGCTGTCACAGGCCAATGAGGTTTTCAGGTCAGCGTCAAGACAAGCGCCTATGCTGTGACATTAAAAAAGCAGCCCCACTGGGGTGTGATTATAATATCAGGTGTAATTACAACTGCTTGTTATTCCCACCCGTACTGAATTGCTGGTGCATTGTAATGCACCATGGGGCCTAATCGTATTGATGCCAGTAACAATTTAAGTTTGTACTGTTAACTTTGTGTTGTGttaaaagctgtaaaatatgTACTTCAAGGCAAGGGCAAGATGATCCAGGCCTTGAGGATATCTAAAAGATGATTCATAAAAAAACTACTTAATCAGAAAGACCATTTGGTAAGGAAACATCCAACACATATACTACTGAATGCGCTACTAATCAACTTTTTAGAAATACttggctgaaaaacaaaggtATGAGTTTCTAATACTCTAATACTAATGAGAACTATCCTCATTAGAATAGTAAAAATCATGCCCCTAGGCTGAGAGACCCCAGCCCAACAAGAGACCCTTCCCCTCTGAGGATGCACAGAACGATTTTGTCAAATCACCAGTATACTCATTATGTAACCAATTAGAAATTAGAGGATTGTGCTAACATGTACATGTAGTGATAAGAGATTGTATAAAATGTGGCATGGAAAATCCTTAGGTGTGCCAGCTTAGCAAGAAACCACCTGGCACTTGCACAATTCTGAAATAGACAATATCTCGACCTAGTGTGTGGATAGGCTCATTGCACACTGGGTAAGGAATCCAAACTTTCTGTTGGACAACAACATGAGCATGCTTTGACAGGCTGTGGCTGATAATTTAGAGTATCACGGAATAAGTGTGATGACTTGGGTTGATATCTAAATGTTTCATGGACTGGTTTTGCTAAGCACCAGTATTCAGTATCcagtagtgattttttttttttttgacaatgcCAGCAATCTATTGCATTGTCCACTTGAGATACGGTACTCATAAACTGATCAATACAGTTGTCAATCAAGTTGTTGATAATGACACTGAACTGGGAGGATCTGTGTATTCCATCAAGGgtggagaggccttgcagagggatctggacgAATAGGAGAGATGGGCAGCCAATGACTGCAGGAACTTTAACAAGAGCATGTGCCAGACCCTGCCCCTGGGCATATAAATCAAAAGGTTTTGAGTAATCTGGGAGCCCCAGTGCAGGGGCAGATGTTAAGGCATCTTTAATAGCTTTGAAtgccttttccctttccacttCCCAGGAGATGGGTTCTATTTCCTCATCCTTGGTGCCCTCAGTTACAGGTGTAGTCAGTTCCCCCAGCCCTGGTACCCACAGTCTGTAAAAGCTGACCCCATGTTCCCACAGTAGTAGcattctctgctttctcccCTATTATTCCTCTCCCTTTATCCAGTCCCTCTTTCTTGACCCAGAACCAGGGTCTGACTTTCCCCTTCCTTGGACTCCTCTATTTCCTCCTCTAGCCTGCAAACTCCTCGTGAGCACTGCCACccataaattattttcctgttcctcGGTTCTCTTTTGTGCATTCATTGTGTCCACCTTCTCCATTTCCTCTCGCCCGTCATAAACAACTAGCGCTACACTCAAAATCTTCTGCAATGTCTCCCTTGCCAACCCAGCAGATGTTCCTTGACTCACTGCAGCCTACAGGGGGGTTTCCTGAGCTGGGGAAGCCCCAGGGGAGCACAGAGACATGCCCAAGGCCGGCAGCTCCTCCAAAGCAGCCGATGAGCCATGGGCAGGTCCAGCAGTGAGGGTGGCCACCCCTCAGTGTCCCCTGAGCATCCCCTGGGGAGTGTGGCCAACATGGTGTGTTGTGTGTGGTGCCTCAGCCGGGCCTGGCATGGCCACTGGTGCAGGAGAGAACCAGGAGGGCACCCCATGAGGGTGCCCCATGAGGGTGGGAGGCACCAGCAACACCTGCACTCCACACCTGGGCCTGCGCAGGCCAATAGTGCGTGCCTCACCAATCCTCAAGGCAAAATGGTGGGCACTCACCTCTGGGCAGAGGCTGTGGCTCCAGCTGGGTGGTCTGGACCATTTGCCCCAGCGGTGGCCGATGCCTCCACCCAGACGGAGCTGCCGAGGGGTGAGGCCGCCctgcagacttcaggctgctggAAGTGCCCAGGCCTGTCCCCTGGGGCAGGTGGCAGACCTGCCTGCCAAGGGGTGCCCAGCTGGAGTGGGGAGtgggaagcagccctgcagaccccaaggtcagtgcagaaggagggcaggaggtgctttaggcatgcagcagaagttcccctgcagcctgtggaggggcctctggtggagcaggctggtTCCTTTGTCCAGATTAATGCACAgtacttaatttatttttatcatttcactGCCCCAGGGATagctccctgtcccctggaagccttatttccctttttttcccagcccttgtcagtgtgctgctacagaaatttaCCTCCTGCAGGGTACCACACACTAACATTCCAGTTCtagaaaatgggggtgtactgccaagcactgtACTGTGCATGGGGTACCGTACACTTACGGGTTAACCAGATTCCCCAGTGTACTGCTGAGCTCTTTACCGTGTAAGGGAGCACCATACACCAGATTTCCCCAAGACTCTTGCTTTCTCCCTTCTACTCTTGCTTCATCCATCTCAAGCTGTGCCCCTCGCAGAGTTACGGAACCGTG
The DNA window shown above is from Anser cygnoides isolate HZ-2024a breed goose chromosome 35, Taihu_goose_T2T_genome, whole genome shotgun sequence and carries:
- the LOC106029505 gene encoding class I histocompatibility antigen, F10 alpha chain-like isoform X14, with protein sequence MGPGRAGGLGLEIGWGLLLLLGVLGGAASGPHSLHYFYTAVSDPGPGLPQFVVVGYVDGEVFVRYDSEIKRTKPQVDWMVANVDQQYWDRETRTFQNAEQIHRVNLDTLRERYNQSRGSHTRQRMYGCDLLEDGSIRGFEQHGYDGKDFLVFDKDTLTFTAADAGAQITKRKWEEEGTYAEQLKHYLENTCIEWLRKYVSYGKAMLERRERPEVRVSGMEADRILTLSCRAHGFYPRPISISWLKDGVVQEQETQRGSTVPNSDGTYHAWATIDVMPGDKDKYQCRVEHASLPQPGLFSWGKEKKGYNMAPGSNPSV
- the LOC106029505 gene encoding class I histocompatibility antigen, F10 alpha chain-like isoform X13 encodes the protein MGPGRAGGLGLEIGWGLLLLLGVLGGAASGPHSLHYFYTAVSDPGPGLPQFVVVGYVDGEVFVRYDSEIKRTKPQVDWMVANVDQQYWDRETRTFQNAEQIHRVNLDTLRERYNQSRGSHTRQRMYGCDLLEDGSIRGFEQHGYDGKDFLVFDKDTLTFTAADAGAQITKRKWEEEGTYAEQLKHYLENTCIEWLRKYVSYGKAMLERRERPEVRVSGMEADRILTLSCRAHGFYPRPISISWLKDGVVQEQETQRGSTVPNSDGTYHAWATIDVMPGDKDKYQCRVEHASLPQPGLFSWGKEKKGYNMAPGSDGGSSSSNAGSNPSV
- the LOC106029505 gene encoding class I histocompatibility antigen, F10 alpha chain-like isoform X10 → MGPGRAGGLGLEIGWGLLLLLGVLGGAASGPHSLHYFYTAVSDPGPGLPQFVVVGYVDGEVFVRYDSEIKRTKPQVDWMVANVDQQYWDRETRTFQNAEQIHRVNLDTLRERYNQSRGSHTRQRMYGCDLLEDGSIRGFEQHGYDGKDFLVFDKDTLTFTAADAGAQITKRKWEEEGTYAEQLKHYLENTCIEWLRKYVSYGKAMLERRERPEVRVSGMEADRILTLSCRAHGFYPRPISISWLKDGVVQEQETQRGSTVPNSDGTYHAWATIDVMPGDKDKYQCRVEHASLPQPGLFSWEPQSNLIPIVAGVAVAVVAVIAALVGFAVWKSKQGKEKKGYNMAPGSNPSV
- the LOC106029505 gene encoding class I histocompatibility antigen, F10 alpha chain-like isoform X8, whose amino-acid sequence is MGPGRAGGLGLEIGWGLLLLLGVLGGAASGPHSLHYFYTAVSDPGPGLPQFVVVGYVDGEVFVRYDSEIKRTKPQVDWMVANVDQQYWDRETRTFQNAEQIHRVNLDTLRERYNQSRGSHTRQRMYGCDLLEDGSIRGFEQHGYDGKDFLVFDKDTLTFTAADAGAQITKRKWEEEGTYAEQLKHYLENTCIEWLRKYVSYGKAMLERRERPEVRVSGMEADRILTLSCRAHGFYPRPISISWLKDGVVQEQETQRGSTVPNSDGTYHAWATIDVMPGDKDKYQCRVEHASLPQPGLFSWEPQSNLIPIVAGVAVAVVAVIAALVGFAVWKSKQGKEKKGYNMAPGSDGGSSSSNAGSNPSV
- the LOC106029505 gene encoding class I histocompatibility antigen, F10 alpha chain-like isoform X11, translated to MGLGRVGVLELGLGLLLLGVLGGAASGPHSLHYFYTAVSDPGPGLPQFVVVGYVDGEVFVRYDSEIKRTKPQVDWMVANVDQQYWDRETRTFQNAEQIHRVNLDTLRERYNQSRGSHTRQRMYGCDLLEDGSIRGFEQHGYDGKDFLVFDKDTLTFTAADAGAQITKRKWEEEGTYAEQLKHYLENTCIEWLRKYVSYGKAMLERRERPEVRVSGMEADRILTLSCRAHGFYPRPISISWLKDGVVQEQETQRGSTVPNSDGTYHAWATIDVMPGDKDKYQCRVEHASLPQPGLFSWEPQSNLIPIVAGVAVAVVAVIAALVGFAVWKSKQGKEKKGYNMAPGSNPSV
- the LOC106029505 gene encoding class I histocompatibility antigen, F10 alpha chain-like isoform X9 produces the protein MGLGRVGVLELGLGLLLLGVLGGAASGPHSLHYFYTAVSDPGPGLPQFVVVGYVDGEVFVRYDSEIKRTKPQVDWMVANVDQQYWDRETRTFQNAEQIHRVNLDTLRERYNQSRGSHTRQRMYGCDLLEDGSIRGFEQHGYDGKDFLVFDKDTLTFTAADAGAQITKRKWEEEGTYAEQLKHYLENTCIEWLRKYVSYGKAMLERRERPEVRVSGMEADRILTLSCRAHGFYPRPISISWLKDGVVQEQETQRGSTVPNSDGTYHAWATIDVMPGDKDKYQCRVEHASLPQPGLFSWEPQSNLIPIVAGVAVAVVAVIAALVGFAVWKSKQGKEKKGYNMAPGSDGGSSSSNAGSNPSV
- the LOC106029505 gene encoding class I histocompatibility antigen, F10 alpha chain-like isoform X5, which gives rise to MGLGRVGVLELGLGLLLLGVLGGAASGPHSLHYFYTAVSDPGPGLPQFVVVGYVDGEVFVRYDSEIKRTKPQVDWMVANVDQQYWDRETRTFQNAEQIHRVNLDTLRERYNQSRGSHTRQRMYGCDLLEDGSIRGFEQHGYDGKDFLVFDKDTLTFTAADAGAQITKRKWEEEGTYAEQLKHYLENTCIEWLRKYVSYGKAMLERRERPEVRVSGMEADRILTLSCRAHGFYPRPISISWLKDGVVQEQETQRGSTVPNSDGTYHAWATIDVMPGDKDKYQCRVEHASLPQPGLFSWEPQSNLIPIVAGVAVAVVAVIAALVGFAVWKSKQGKEKKGYNMAPGSDGGSSSSNAGCCCAQLILGFPGKTPRVVGLG
- the LOC106029505 gene encoding class I histocompatibility antigen, F10 alpha chain-like isoform X12, encoding MGPGRAGGLGLEIGWGLLLLLGVLGGAASGPHSLHYFYTAVSDPGPGLPQFVVVGYVDGEVFVRYDSEIKRTKPQVDWMVANVDQQYWDRETRTFQNAEQIHRVNLDTLRERYNQSRGSHTRQRMYGCDLLEDGSIRGFEQHGYDGKDFLVFDKDTLTFTAADAGAQITKRKWEEEGTYAEQLKHYLENTCIEWLRKYVSYGKAMLERRERPEVRVSGMEADRILTLSCRAHGFYPRPISISWLKDGVVQEQETQRGSTVPNSDGTYHAWATIDVMPGDKDKYQCRVEHASLPQPGLFSWGKEKKGYNMAPGSDGGSSSSNAGCCCAQLILGFPGKTPRVVGLG
- the LOC106029505 gene encoding class I histocompatibility antigen, F10 alpha chain-like isoform X4, which codes for MGPGRAGGLGLEIGWGLLLLLGVLGGAASGPHSLHYFYTAVSDPGPGLPQFVVVGYVDGEVFVRYDSEIKRTKPQVDWMVANVDQQYWDRETRTFQNAEQIHRVNLDTLRERYNQSRGSHTRQRMYGCDLLEDGSIRGFEQHGYDGKDFLVFDKDTLTFTAADAGAQITKRKWEEEGTYAEQLKHYLENTCIEWLRKYVSYGKAMLERRERPEVRVSGMEADRILTLSCRAHGFYPRPISISWLKDGVVQEQETQRGSTVPNSDGTYHAWATIDVMPGDKDKYQCRVEHASLPQPGLFSWEPQSNLIPIVAGVAVAVVAVIAALVGFAVWKSKQGKEKKGYNMAPGSDGGSSSSNAGCCCAQLILGFPGKTPRVVGLG